ATTTCAAACTTAACTCCATTTTTTATAGCTGCTTTTAGAAGTATTTGGGTAGATAACTCTAGATCTTCAAAACCTTTAAGAGTATATGGTGTTTTTTTCATTTCATTTAAAAATTCTTTTGCTTTATCTATATGAAACTTTACAAATCCCTTTTGCTTCACCTCTTTTAAGACTAAATCTGAATATAATCTATTTGATAAAACCTTATTTTTTTGATACTGTAAAACTTTCTCATCCTTATTTGTAAAGGCTCCTATAGCTTTTAAGTGCCTTTCTATCTCCTCTAAAATAACTATTGAATACTCTTTTGGAGAAACATTTTTATCCTCACAACAAATTAATCTAAATTCATCTGAATTACCTTTATTAGCAAGAATCTCTTGATTTTTTAAATATCTAAAATAGTCCTTTTCTTCAAAAGGTTCGTCATCTTTTAAAAATAGAAAAAGTATAAATAGATGTAAAAACTCTAAATCTGTTTTCTCTATACCTATCTCTGAAAAAGGATTTAAATCTATTGATCTAAACTCTAAATATTCAATTCCACTGTTTTTTAACTCTAGCAATATCTCTTTAGGATTTTTTGTTTTTAACCTAATTGGACTATAGTACTCTTTTGCACTTGAAATACTCTCTTTTTCTATTAATCTTTCTAAACTTTCAACATATTTATCTACACTTTCATAATTTACAAAAAAATCTTTTTCATTTCTATAACCACAGCTACCATTTCTAAAAGAAACCAAATCTTCAAAGTAGTATGTATCCTCTGTAAATTTTTTCATTTTGTCTATACATTTTTGAAGGTATGTCTCATGAATAACAGGGCTTGCACCTAATAGATATATAATCATCCAACCATATTTAAAATAATTTCTAGATATTTTTAAATAAATATTATTTTTAAACTCTTTAAATGATGTTTTCTCCTTAGATAACTCATATAACTCCTTTAAAAATTCATCGTCAAAAGAAAAATTAAAATGTATTCCTGATAAAAGTTGTTTTTTTCTACCATATTTTAATGCTAACTTTTCCCTATATTTCTCCAATTCTTTATTTTGAGGAAACTTTCCCAGTGGAATTAACTCCTCAGATGGTAATATCGGAGGTACACTTTGAGACCATAAATATTCATCTTTTAAATTTGTTGCAACTATCTCATGAATATTTCTTAAAAAATCATAGGCCTTTTCTACACTACTCTCTGTAGGAGTAATCATCTCTATTTGGCTTTCAGAAAAATCTACTGTTATATATGGATTTTTTATTTTATCTCCAAAAAATTTAGGATGATTAGTTAGTGCTAACTCTCCATTTTCATTCACTCTTAAACTCTCTTTTTCAATACCAAATCTTCCTTTTTTTATATCTAAACCTAAACTATTTTCTTTTATAATTTTTTCTATTGTATTCATTTTTTATCAACTCCCTCATTTAAGTATTTTTTAAAAATCAATGGTGATAAAACTCCCTTTACTACACTTGACAATGATATACTTATCCAAACTCCATTTAATCCAAAATACTCTTCTTTTGATAAAATTAGAGCAGCTGGTATTCTTAAAGATGTAAATATTATACTTATTATCGATGGAACTTTAGGTTTTCCCACCCCACTAAAAGCACCATTTGTTACAATTTCATAACACATAAATAGTTGAGATAATCCAATTATTCTCATATAATTTATTGCTATCTCAACAGTTTCTGGTTTTTCTACAAATATTCTAACTAGATATTCTGGGAAAAATACAAATACTCCAGTTGTTACAACTCCAATTCCTGTACAAAGATGCATTGCTTTTTTATATCCCATTTTTATTCTATTTTCTAGACCTGCTCCATAATTTTGACCTATAAAACTCGAAATTGCTCCTTGTAATCCAGCTATAGTCATAAAAGTTATAGACTCAATTTGAAGTCCTATCTTTTGTGCTGCAATTGCATCTGGTCCCCACTGAGATATAATTTTTGCAATAGTTATTCCAAATCCAGTAAACAATACTCTTTGAAGAGCAATAGGGGTTCCTAAAGACATCATCTCTTTCATCTTACTCCAACTTTTAGATATATAGCTTTCAACTTTAAAATAATCTTTTGATTTTTTTACAAATAAATATGTATTAATTCCCTCTGCTAGAACTGTAGCTATAGCTGCTCCTGCCACTCCCCAATCAAATACAAAAATAAATATAGGATCTAAAATTATATTTAAAATAACTCCTACACTACTTATTTTAAAAGGTAGTTTACTTTCTCCATAGCTATTTAAAATTCTTGTATATAAAAAGTTAAAAAACTTAAAAATTAATCCTATTCCACCAATAATTAGGTATATTTGAGCCATTTTTTCAACTTCATTTTCTAAGTTAAAAAATCTTACTAAATTTTTTGAAAAAATTATAATTGGAAGAATGAATGATACTGCCATTAAAAAATTTAATGTACATGATGCTTTTATATACTCTTTGGTATTTTCAATATCCTTTGCTCCTATTACATGAGAAATCTTTATTCCAGCTCCTATTACAATCATTGAGTTAATTGCATAACCTAAATTTATAAAAAAACTAGCTGTTCCAACTGCTGCTACAGCATTGCTTCCTATTTTGCCCACCCAAAACATATCTACCAATCCATATATCATCTGTAAAAATGATGACCCCATTATTGGAAAAGCTAATGAGAGTAATATTTTTTTTATATCTCCTGTTGTTAAATCTACTTTTTTCATAAAATCTCCTTCAAAGTATATTGTTTCTGTTAACTTAAAATTTATTGAAACTGCTCCAATCCTTTGAGGTATAATAGTTATTCGACCAACCAATATCCCCCCCAAGAAAGGAGCAGTTTTTAACTATGTATATTAATAATATTTCTTGTCCTCGTTGTTTCTCTAAAAACCTTTATCGTTTTGGTAAAAACAATCTTGGACATCAAAAATATCAATGCAAAGAATGCGCTAGACAATTCTCTGCTAATTCTAAACCTGGTGATAATAGGCGTTCATATCCTAAATGTCCTATTTGTAATTCAGGAACATATTTACATCACGATTATCTTTATTATTCTAGATTTAAATGTAACTCTAGAAAGTGTACTCATATTCATATTGCAGTAAAAAAGACTTCTGATTTTAATAGTATTTCTTCTGAATTTAAATCTAAAACAATTAATATTAAAAGACTTAGAACAAATATCAATGTTGTCATTGATGCTTTGTATATGTATTTTGTTCATTCAGCTACCACAAGAGCTATTTCACAATATCTTTTAGATCGTAAAAACATTAAAATTTCTCATGTATCCATTTACAAATGGATTAAAGGTTTTGGAGGTATTTTTAAAGATATCGTTTCTAAATATACTCCGCAAAATTTAAATCTATCTGATGAGTGGCATGTTGATGAAACTGTAATTAAAATCAAAGGTAAAAGATATTACATATGGACTTTAATTGACTCTGAAACTAGATACGTTATTGATTGGTATCTTACAACATCAAGAGAAGCAACCTCTGCTTTTCACCTATTTGATAAGGTCAAAAAGCGATTTGGAGCACCTCAATCAATAGTATCTGATAGATTACCTAGCTACAATATTCCAACAAAAATAGTATTCTCAGAATCTAAACACATTAAAGTTCAATCATGGTATGACGAAGTAACTAATAATCTAATTGAAAGCTTTTTTAAAAGATTTAAACATAAATATAGAACAACCCACGGTTTAAAGTGCGAAACAAGTGTAAACGCACTATTAGAAGGCTTCTTTTTCTTCTACAACTATATTACACCGCATAAAGGACTAAGTAATCTAACTCCGGCCAAAGTTGCTGGCGTAGAATATAGCGAAATTAGTAGAAAAAATCTACTGCTATTTTAACAAAGAAAAAGAATATTCTTTATGAGACATAGACAAGCTATGTCCTTTTGTGATATCATTTTTTTATAAAAATATTTCAAGTCGAAAATCTTTATCCCTTTTCAAAGAATTGGACCTATTTTTCATCTTTAGTTAACAGATTCAGTATATTAGTTTTTTCTAATATGAATTTAACACTTTTTCATATCTTTGTCAAACTAATTAAAATAAAAAAAGATGTGATTTCTCACATCTTTACGAAACACTTAGTTTTTATCCTGCTTTGGGAATGGTATATAATCAACTAAAATATCTACAAAAGATTGAATATTTCTAGTTTGAATAATCACTTTTCCCTTTCCTTTAAAAGTATTTAATAGTCCCTCTCCAGATTTAAATCCAAATAGTCCACTTGCTATTTCTAATCTATAATCTAATGTCTCTTGCCAACATACTACATGCCCGTTGTCAATTTGAAAAGATTGAGAACCATCTAGTTCTATTTCAATTAAATCTCCAAATCCATTAACTAAAAGCTCTCCCTCTCCTTTAGATTTTAAAATAAAGAAACCACCTGTTCCTCCTAAAATAGAGTTCAACAGTCTTTTTTGTCTAGTCGATGTATAATCAACTGAAGTATTACATGCTAAAAATGCTCCGTCATTAATATACCATTGATTTCCTGAAGATACATTTAAAACTTTTATATTTCCAAATCCCTTTGGAGCAACTGCAACTCTTCCTGAAGATTTAGCTGTAGCTACAGATGTAAAAAAACTCTCTCCTCCTAAAAAAGCTTTTCCTATTGCTGCAAAAAAACCTCCATTTACTTTTCCTTCTAAATTTATGCACCCATCTTTATAAACCATGCACCCTGGTTCTATTCTTATACTTTCTCCTCTTTCTAACTGAAATTCAACAAGAGAAGCGCTTGTTGATGATGTTTGAACTATTTTCAATTTTTTTCACCTCATATTTTTTTATAAATTGTATTAAATTTAATTTTATTATAATTTTATTATAATTTTAAAACTTTTTTAACTACTT
This Cetobacterium somerae ATCC BAA-474 DNA region includes the following protein-coding sequences:
- a CDS encoding MATE family efflux transporter, whose translation is MVGRITIIPQRIGAVSINFKLTETIYFEGDFMKKVDLTTGDIKKILLSLAFPIMGSSFLQMIYGLVDMFWVGKIGSNAVAAVGTASFFINLGYAINSMIVIGAGIKISHVIGAKDIENTKEYIKASCTLNFLMAVSFILPIIIFSKNLVRFFNLENEVEKMAQIYLIIGGIGLIFKFFNFLYTRILNSYGESKLPFKISSVGVILNIILDPIFIFVFDWGVAGAAIATVLAEGINTYLFVKKSKDYFKVESYISKSWSKMKEMMSLGTPIALQRVLFTGFGITIAKIISQWGPDAIAAQKIGLQIESITFMTIAGLQGAISSFIGQNYGAGLENRIKMGYKKAMHLCTGIGVVTTGVFVFFPEYLVRIFVEKPETVEIAINYMRIIGLSQLFMCYEIVTNGAFSGVGKPKVPSIISIIFTSLRIPAALILSKEEYFGLNGVWISISLSSVVKGVLSPLIFKKYLNEGVDKK
- a CDS encoding IS6 family transposase, whose product is MYINNISCPRCFSKNLYRFGKNNLGHQKYQCKECARQFSANSKPGDNRRSYPKCPICNSGTYLHHDYLYYSRFKCNSRKCTHIHIAVKKTSDFNSISSEFKSKTINIKRLRTNINVVIDALYMYFVHSATTRAISQYLLDRKNIKISHVSIYKWIKGFGGIFKDIVSKYTPQNLNLSDEWHVDETVIKIKGKRYYIWTLIDSETRYVIDWYLTTSREATSAFHLFDKVKKRFGAPQSIVSDRLPSYNIPTKIVFSESKHIKVQSWYDEVTNNLIESFFKRFKHKYRTTHGLKCETSVNALLEGFFFFYNYITPHKGLSNLTPAKVAGVEYSEISRKNLLLF
- the gshAB gene encoding bifunctional glutamate--cysteine ligase GshA/glutathione synthetase GshB is translated as MNTIEKIIKENSLGLDIKKGRFGIEKESLRVNENGELALTNHPKFFGDKIKNPYITVDFSESQIEMITPTESSVEKAYDFLRNIHEIVATNLKDEYLWSQSVPPILPSEELIPLGKFPQNKELEKYREKLALKYGRKKQLLSGIHFNFSFDDEFLKELYELSKEKTSFKEFKNNIYLKISRNYFKYGWMIIYLLGASPVIHETYLQKCIDKMKKFTEDTYYFEDLVSFRNGSCGYRNEKDFFVNYESVDKYVESLERLIEKESISSAKEYYSPIRLKTKNPKEILLELKNSGIEYLEFRSIDLNPFSEIGIEKTDLEFLHLFILFLFLKDDEPFEEKDYFRYLKNQEILANKGNSDEFRLICCEDKNVSPKEYSIVILEEIERHLKAIGAFTNKDEKVLQYQKNKVLSNRLYSDLVLKEVKQKGFVKFHIDKAKEFLNEMKKTPYTLKGFEDLELSTQILLKAAIKNGVKFEILDRDENFIVLEKDKKVEYVKQATKTSLDSYVTMLIMENKVVTKKVLEKENIIVPQGKDYFNIEEAKSDYRKYGAGIVIKPKSTNFGLGITIFKEEFSKEDYEKALEIAFKEDNSILIERFIKGKEYRIFVMGDEVVGILHRVPANVKGDGERSIKELVEEKNLDPLRGVGYKTPLEKIRLEDPEKLFLKGQGLTIEYIPKKDEVVYLRENSNISTGGDSLDYTDDILDAYKKIAIKASKAVGAKICGVDMMIEDIKNPNPIDNYAIIELNFNPAIHIHCYPYKGKNRNLGEKILKALGYIEE
- a CDS encoding TIGR00266 family protein, yielding MKIVQTSSTSASLVEFQLERGESIRIEPGCMVYKDGCINLEGKVNGGFFAAIGKAFLGGESFFTSVATAKSSGRVAVAPKGFGNIKVLNVSSGNQWYINDGAFLACNTSVDYTSTRQKRLLNSILGGTGGFFILKSKGEGELLVNGFGDLIEIELDGSQSFQIDNGHVVCWQETLDYRLEIASGLFGFKSGEGLLNTFKGKGKVIIQTRNIQSFVDILVDYIPFPKQDKN